The genome window CAGGTCGCGGGTGTACTTGAAGACTGATTCCATTACCGGATAGGGCGAAGGGCAGAGGTTCGCGGCGTTCATCAGCGCCAGGTCGTCCCGGAGGAGGAACTGGCTCCGGACCGCGTGCCAGTACCGCTCGTCGCCGGGGTCCGTACCGGAGACCGCCGTCTCCAGGTCCTGGGGCACGTCAACCATTGGCGATGCGGAGGCGGAAGTGCCGTTAACCAGGGCGCCGCCCGCGGCGATCCCCCCGGCCAGCCGTTTCATGAACGATCGACGGGACACCTGCCACGCCGATTCCGGTATGCTCTCTATTTCGTAATCGTTCTGAATCATCCTTGACCTCCGGATGTGTAGTGTTGGGCCAGGCTAGAAGTCGATCGCGAGTCCGAAATGGGCCGTAATGAGATCGGTGGTCGACTTGGTTATGTTCAGTTCGGCCGTACCCTCCCTGCGAACGATATCGCCCCGCTTCAGGTAATCGGCTTCCGAGCCGTCATGGTAGCGCATCCTGAGTTCCAGGGAAACGGACCGCAGGGTGCGGTTCTGCGGTGTCCGGTCTTCGCCGCCGCTCCATACCTCGATCAGGACCCCGCCGCCCACGCCCTTGGTGAAGGCGAAGTCATCGAGATTTGTGGAACTGGCGATATCCTCGCCGCTGAACCGGGGGAGGTCCTCGATCGTCGTGCTGGTGAAAAGGTAGTGGAAGCCCACGACGCCTTCTACGTAGAAACGCAGCGGGGCGGGAGTGGTCTGCAGACGGAGAAAGGCGTTCATCGAAAAGATGTTGTTCTCGGTAACCACGCCGACGAGGACATCTGGGATCGTCAGGCTGAACTGCTCGGTGCGCCGCTCGTGGCCGTAGATCATATAGCCCAGGTCAAGGCCGATCACGGCGGGCGTCCGGGGAATCATGTAGCCCACGTAACCCGATATGCCGATACCAGGGTTCTTGACGTTATCACCGAACTCGCCCGTCGGGAATCCGCCGAGGATGCCGAATCCGGTGATGACGTAGGGAGGCACGTCCACGACCTCCGCGTCCTGCGCGTTGGCCGGGGCCGTCCGCGCCAGGCTGAACAGTAGGGCCAGGACGGTCAGGGCCGCCATGTACGTGGGGTACGTTGCGCGGCTTGATATGCGATTGAATATACGGCATGAAATACGTTGCATTAGAAACGTCCGTGTTAAGGGTTGTGGTTCAGGACTGCAGTTCCCCGACTCTCGCGAACACGGCGGACCAGCGCACTCGGTGGCTGTCCTCGATATAGTCGGGAATGAACCCCAGTCCGAGATAGGTCTTGACGGCAGGCAAGCGAAAATCGTCCGTACCCAGAAAAGCGGCCGCGTAGCCGCGCTCCCGCATGTAATGGAGCACGGCCAGGGTAACGAGTCGGCCCAGTCCCCTTCCGCGGTGGGCCGGTTTCGCGCAGACCATGTGTACCTGCGCGGCGCTTACGCCCTCGGGCCGGACGTCATAGGCGCAGGCCGTGGCCACGGCTACCCCCGATCGTGTTGCGAAGAAACACCCGTCCGCCATGAACGGTTCCGTTTCCGTCAGTTCTTTGCGGCACTTCTCCGCCGTCCAGTCCGTCCCGATGCCCGTGTTCATGATCTCGCACCAGGCTGCTTCGTCGCCGGGCCGGTAGGTCCTCAGCACATACCCGTCCGGCACGCTGATTTCCGGCAGGTCTTCCAGTTCGGGGCGCATCATCCGGAGTTGCAGTTCAGGCATGGACGCCTCGTCCCCTACACGTCACATCCGACGCTCCGCAGGTGCGCCACCGAATCCGCAACGCGCCGGCAGGTCTCCTCTTCGTTGAGCGATTCCCCTGCCACCCCTTCGATTTCCATGGTGAACGGTCCGTGGAACCCGTGGGCGTTCAGCCGGTCGAAAACCGTCTTGAAATCGACGATGCCCTCGCCGAAAGTGGGAAAGCACCAGGTTTTGTATTGGCCGTCGGTATCCTTGAGATGCATGCTGCCGATGCAGTCGATGACCTTTTCCATTTCGTCGACGTGGTCCACGTCCCGGTTGTAGTAGTGTATGTTGGCCGTGTCGTAATTCACGCGGACGTTGGGGTGGTCGACGCCGCCCATGGTCTCCAGGGCGATGGCCGCATTGGTGATCAGATCGGGATGGGTTTCCATACCGATGGTGATCCCGTATTCGGCCGCCTTTGCGCCACAACGGTGCAATCGTTCGTAAACCACGCGCTTATCCTGGTCCCCGGCCTGAACGCTCACGAAAAGCACGCGGGCGCCCAGGGCCGCGGCGGCGTCCAGGTGCGGGGTCAGCCGAGCGTCCACGTCGTCGTACTGGATCTCCACCGGGCACTGCAGGCTGCTGGCCGAAAGCCCGTGATCTTCGAGCCTGGACTTGACCCCGGCGACCTGATCCGGCGCGGGGGCGTCGATTTCCACGTGATGAACGCCGATCGTGGGCAGATGGGCATAGGCGGATTCGCTGAACTTTCCGTAGCTTGCCGTTCGGCACGCAAGCAGGTTGGCGGGCATAGAGATCCTTCTTTCGGATTGATACTTCTAACGGGGAACGGAGCGGACAGGTACCGGAATGAACACTGTTCGAAATATAACGGAAGTACAAAGGAGGGTCAAGGTGTCGTACAGGTCAGAAGCCCCGCAGTCCCGTGACCCACTTCATCAGGCCTTCCGCGGGCAGGTCGGGTTTCAGGATGGGCTTCGTTGCTCCCAGGGTACGCAACAGGACCTCGGCGGCCTGGTAACCGCTGCGCACGGCGCTCTCCATGGTCGCCGGCCAGCCCGTCTGCACCCAGTCGCCGGCGATGGAGAAATTTGAAAGGGGACTGGTTGGGCCGGGGCGCAGCGCGTCGCAACCAGGCCGGGGCGCGAAGGTGGCCCGGCCCTCCTTGACGACGATGGCCTTGAGCAGTTTGGCCTGGCGTACGGCGGGCAGGAGTGAGTCGAGATCTTCCATGGCCTGATCGATGATGACCTGCCGGGGCGTTTTCATCCAGTCATCGGAAGCGCTGACTACGAGGCCGAGATAGGCGCCGCCGTTATCCGCGGAGAAGGTACCGGCGTGCCGGCTGGACTGGTTGAATATCCACTGTATCCTTCGGCCGATCACGGCGGCGTAGCCCAGTTCCGTCACGGGCCGGTCGAACCAGACGTGCACGGCCGTGATAGGCGAGACCGACAGCCCGTCCAGCATCGAGAAATAGGGATCCGAAGCCTGGCTTTTAGGAAGCAGCTTGCACAGGACGTCGAAAGGCAGGGCCGAAAGGTAGGCCTCGGCTTCGACAGACGAACCGTCCTGCAGCGAGATGGAAGCCACCTTGCCGTCGTGGACGTTAATACCGGTAACCCCCCGGTTGAACACGACGCGGCCGCCCCGCTGCTCGATGTAGTCTATACAGGGCGCGTAAAGATCTCCCAGCGGAACGGCGGGCAGTCCCACCTCGTATCCGCTGCGATTGAGCAGCATGGCCCGGACGGCCGTTCCGATTCCGTAGTCGGCATCGATGTCGTCCAGTTCGTCATTGAGCGCGCTGATCAGGAAGGGTTTCCAGAAGGCTTCGACGGCCCGATTTGTTGCCCCGTGGGCCTCGAGCCAGGCGGCCATGGAAACCGGCGATGGCTCCGTGCCGCGGGACGCCGCAGGGGCGGGCGCCACGGCCGGCTCGCCGGTTCTCCCTGGTCTGGCAACGTGACGAATCATGCCGGCCACGGTACGGACGATGGACAGCTTGTCCCGGATGCCCATGGTCTTCAGCCGCAGGAAAGATGGAAGCAGATGCAGGGGCGGGGGGAGCGCTGAGGGCTCGATGACCGAGACCCGGCTGGACTCGTCGATGAACGGGATGTCTTCGTGGAAGTCGATATGTTCCGCGACGCCGAGGCGCGTATAGAAGTCGAGGAGGTTGACGCAGCAGCCCAGGAGCACGTGCTGGCAGTTGTCCACCCTTTCGCCGCTCGACGGGTGGATGAAGGATGTGGCGCGGCCTCCCAGGATCGGACGCCTTTCGTACAGTTCGACCTGCAAGCCGGAATCGGCCAGTGCGACCGCGCCGGCCAGTCCGGCCAGCCCTCCTCCGATGACGATTGCGTGGGTCATACGCGCTTTCGGATGAGCGCCCGGGCCGTGATGGAGAGTTTCTTCCACGGGGACAGGCCGATGCGCTGGCTGTATACGTCATACTGGCGGCGGGGGATTTCCTCGAGACATGCCCGGTAGATACCGATCATCGTCGCCAGGCACGCCCGGCTCGAGGGTTGAACGAGCGGAAGGAGCGGCAGCGCCTCGTCGTAGAAGCTCCTGGCCCGTTCCACCTGGAAACCCATCAGTCGCCGGAATGGGTCGTTGAACAATCCGATCCGCAGGTTCTCTTCCGGGTATCCGAAGGCATCGAGGTCCTCCTGCGGAAGGTAGACGCGGCCCATCCCGGCGTCTTCCCGGATGTCGCGGAGTATATTGGTCAGTTGGAAGGCGATGCCGCAGGACTCGGCGTACCGCTCGGCTTCTTCTCCCTGGTATCCGAAGATGCGTATGCACACCAGTCCGACGGCGGATGCCACGCGATAGCAGTACTGGTACAGGTCCGCG of Gemmatimonadota bacterium contains these proteins:
- a CDS encoding GNAT family N-acetyltransferase, whose product is MPELQLRMMRPELEDLPEISVPDGYVLRTYRPGDEAAWCEIMNTGIGTDWTAEKCRKELTETEPFMADGCFFATRSGVAVATACAYDVRPEGVSAAQVHMVCAKPAHRGRGLGRLVTLAVLHYMRERGYAAAFLGTDDFRLPAVKTYLGLGFIPDYIEDSHRVRWSAVFARVGELQS
- a CDS encoding sugar phosphate isomerase/epimerase, translating into MPANLLACRTASYGKFSESAYAHLPTIGVHHVEIDAPAPDQVAGVKSRLEDHGLSASSLQCPVEIQYDDVDARLTPHLDAAAALGARVLFVSVQAGDQDKRVVYERLHRCGAKAAEYGITIGMETHPDLITNAAIALETMGGVDHPNVRVNYDTANIHYYNRDVDHVDEMEKVIDCIGSMHLKDTDGQYKTWCFPTFGEGIVDFKTVFDRLNAHGFHGPFTMEIEGVAGESLNEEETCRRVADSVAHLRSVGCDV
- a CDS encoding NAD(P)-binding protein: MTHAIVIGGGLAGLAGAVALADSGLQVELYERRPILGGRATSFIHPSSGERVDNCQHVLLGCCVNLLDFYTRLGVAEHIDFHEDIPFIDESSRVSVIEPSALPPPLHLLPSFLRLKTMGIRDKLSIVRTVAGMIRHVARPGRTGEPAVAPAPAASRGTEPSPVSMAAWLEAHGATNRAVEAFWKPFLISALNDELDDIDADYGIGTAVRAMLLNRSGYEVGLPAVPLGDLYAPCIDYIEQRGGRVVFNRGVTGINVHDGKVASISLQDGSSVEAEAYLSALPFDVLCKLLPKSQASDPYFSMLDGLSVSPITAVHVWFDRPVTELGYAAVIGRRIQWIFNQSSRHAGTFSADNGGAYLGLVVSASDDWMKTPRQVIIDQAMEDLDSLLPAVRQAKLLKAIVVKEGRATFAPRPGCDALRPGPTSPLSNFSIAGDWVQTGWPATMESAVRSGYQAAEVLLRTLGATKPILKPDLPAEGLMKWVTGLRGF
- a CDS encoding squalene/phytoene synthase family protein is translated as MDSLERSYDFCRAVAKSRAKNFYYSFLVLPAEKRRAMCAVYAFMRYCDDIVDEEAGETGETGTAGATGESGATGTASELSAADRQSRLNACREVLDKAYDGTPAGGGAHDGTPASDSMLPAFSDTVRRFDIPRAYFDAIIDGAEMDLTVTRYASFADLYQYCYRVASAVGLVCIRIFGYQGEEAERYAESCGIAFQLTNILRDIREDAGMGRVYLPQEDLDAFGYPEENLRIGLFNDPFRRLMGFQVERARSFYDEALPLLPLVQPSSRACLATMIGIYRACLEEIPRRQYDVYSQRIGLSPWKKLSITARALIRKRV